TGTGATAGTTGCATCTGTATACTGGTGTCATCTGAAACTTGAGGTTTAAACAAAGAGAGATCTACATGCTAACTTTATAAACAAAAAGGCTATGAATAAACCGTTTCACATCTGACCACATGGTGCATTAATAATAAAGCAGTAcagcaaataaaaaagaaaaacattgggTCAACATTCTCTCATGGCTTTGTTTATCTCTTCTCAACAGTCCTGTGACTTCAATTGAAACCGCACTGCGAGTTTCACAGTAGagcatttaaatatgaaaagagAGATGCGGAAACCTCACACATATAACTGTTGTCCTGTCACGCCAATTTGCAAGATAAGCATGCTTATGAAAAGAGGGGAACTGTCTGTTTCGAGCAAATGAAAAACACAACTATTGGAAGGGTAATACAGGTATTCACAAATCCACTCTTCTTTTCTGAGGAAAGCCTTCGCTTGCCCTGCTTTCCCAATTTAGTGCAATGAAGACCACTTTTCTTTCTGTGTACATTgttggcatttattttaaaaaggaatCTTTATACACATGAATTAGCCATGTTGACATGCTTCACTGGCAGGGCACACATGTAGTGAAGTGTACAACTCAACGCCATAAATGGGAGTCTTGGTCGATGTAAATCAAGAGTTGAGTTTTTATTCCTACAGCTTTAAACCAATATTACACAATTCTATAAAGTATATCGATCCCATAGCCTAACCACTACAtgataaaaaacacaaacaaacaccctTTATAAAAGCTTAACAGATTGTTTTTAAAAAGTGGAACCAAACACCATAATTTTACCAATATTTACAAATCCCGTTAAATTACAACataaattagaaaatatttacatttgggGAAAGACAAATGGAACATTTAACTTCTAGACTGGCGTAAAAGCATCAAAAAGGAGAACAATAAGGTTGTACGCTCATACGAAagtgaacatgcacacacacacccaaccgATATTTGATGTTTGATTTGATCTTGTTAACTTAATCAGAGGTCGTTTTAATGGAGATTTACGCCAAATACATACAAGCATTTCTTGTATAGTAAAATCCACTGATCAGTGGATAAAGGTTTGTTTAGTAATCATGTGTTTCCAAGCACACAAAACTTGTCATTCGTGCCAATAACACTCCCACAATAAGAAGAACAATAACACTGTGCCCAATCAAGTCAAGTGTGGAACAGGTCTCAAACATAATCACATCATTGGCAATCCATTAGGAGGTCAGCACCAAGGAGGAGGACAGGGAGAAACCAAACTTCCTCCTCCCAGATTGGTTGCAAAAGAAAATCCACAACAACTCTTGAAATGGTGTCTCTGGGAAACTCAACAACTTCCTCTTTGCAGTTCCCCTCTGAAAGACAACTTCCTGTACACTGTCTGACTCGTCGCAGCCCCGCAGGGTTCACCCAATAAAGAACAGTCTCGACTAAGGCTAAGCATTGAAATGTGTTTGTGTCTTTGTGGAGGAGAAAGTGCTGGAAGACCAAGACGTGAACCAAGAGGGCTTCGAGTTTAAGCTTAATCTCGTTGTGGGAAAACAAAGCAGAACGGAAACAGAATCAACAACTACAACAACGATGAAGAGTCAGATCTGGTAAAAAGGTAATTCCACTACAAAAACGGTTATTGCATTCAAAATGGTCCAATCGAGTTTGACCTCAGCCTCACTTTCTGTGTTTGTCCATCTTGTCTACTTTGTTGGTGCTGTCGGAAGAAGCCTGCGAGGAGTCTCCAGTCGAACTCACATACATTTTGTCCACCTGCTTGAGCGCCTCGTTGAGGTAGTTTTGCAGTGAGGTCATGGCCGCACAGATGGCCGGAGAGCCAAAGCCGTGGGTGATGAGGCTGAAGTGAGTCAGGCAGCTTTGAATCCCTGGCTCCAGAATGGGAGCCGGCCTAGAATTTCCCAAAGGAGATCGGTCCTGAGTCAGCAAGTCGGTGAACTCCTTACAGATGTGCCTGAAAGATTAGATGACCAGTTAAAGTATTAAACCATAAAGCAGAGATTTCAGAAGCCTGTTCTGCTTCAGTGGAGACACCCTCAGACGCAGGGAGACTTGTTTCCAGCCTTAATGCTTCCATCAACATGGGCTTGGCCACCCTAACCTTAATGCTTTAAGAGTTGGGATTCATGTGAAATGGGATAGTTACTCACTTGGCTGCCAAAAGCATGGTTTTGCGAGAGTTGATCTCATTGCGTTCCACGTGCGGTCGGCCAAGGTACTCCGCGATGGCCTTAGCAGGAAACTCTGTCTCACAGACGTACCCAAAATCTCTTGCCAGGTGTACGGCCTCACCTGCAGACAGGATGAGGTGAGAAACAGTTGACTCACGTAGCCCATGACTGCACCACAAAGATGAGTCATCATCAGATCCATCGACTTGAAAATGACTCACAGAAAGAATAGTTTCCTCTCTAAACTAAGATGAGTTCAGAGGAATAGACTCTCTTTTGTGGATTACGGTGGTCACACTGCATATCTCTAATGAGCTTTTGTAGCTCAAGGGGTCTAATGGTCCCCTAGACCCAACAGGCTCTTATTGATAGACTAGCACATTATTCACAGTAGTCGTCTTTAAGGTCAGTCGCTCCTCTTGGCTAGCGAACATGTGATAACAAGCCCTAATTCAGCTTTGAAGGTCTGTAAATAACTACGCCTTCTAGTCATGTTCCTGCTTCAGACCCATGCTCCCATTAGTGGTGAGAATGGTGACATTAAATAAGAAGGCTAAAAGTATTCTGCATGGCTCCTGGTGCTAGTTAACTCGTGATCTTTGCGCTGATGTCTCTGTGACTCATTGGTTAGCTATTCTCATGCGAAAAGGTGGACATGAAATGTCAAGAATTTAAAGATTGCCAATACATCAGTAGAGCTAAAATTTACAGCCCTGCATGTGATCACAAAGCATTTTGGCTTTGTATTGAACAACTAATAGTTTCGTAGATGCTCCATTTAAATTTAGACACTAGACTTTTGACAGAACAAAAAATGACCTGATAACAAGATCAGGACATTCGAACCTCAAAAAGTCAAGTCAAAGAATTTGTTCAGCATTTTGCACAGCGAGAATCAATTAAACTTTCTGTATTGTTGCAGGTCATTCAAACCAATTTAGACTGATTTAATGCAATTTAAGACTAGAAGATTTTTCAAATCTGAACAGATTGCATCATACACTGTGATTTTCTGTCAATTCATACTGCTTTTCAGCATTTACCATTGACTTGTTCAGACTACAAATTGGGGCAAAAGTCTTGTTGTGTATTCCAGCTTTTAACATCCACTTTTCAGTGTAGAACTTAAAGACATCCAATGACTGAAATACGCTAAACCTCTGCCATGTGGCTGGTTTTACAGTAACAATAGTGGAAATTTGACTGACATAAGGTGCTTACCTTCCACCAGAGCAGTTAGTAAGGTGACGTTAGCGGCCTTTCTGCGACCCGCCGGCAAGTTCAGCCCAATTTTATCCAGTTTTTCCCTCAAGGATCGGCCGCCGTTCTTTGACTTTGCCCTTTATAATAAAATTGACAGTGAGTGTCATTAGTGACCTTGTGCTAAACCTGCCAATGCAAGGTTAGAAACTGTTGCCATCTGTCATATTATCAGTCAAGCTTTTTTACGTTTCCTAGAAAACCCAGATGGACTTGAACAGATTTTTTTCCACATTTCCAAATCTTTAAACATGTAGCATGAGCACATTTTACAGAAAACTACATTTTTTACAGAAAATCTTCAACTAATCCAACAACATGTTCCGATAGAACAGCAGTAACCAGGATAGCAGAGTTAAACAAAGGCTTAATTATTGCAGGTGAAACACatggattttatttgttttgtttgtattataTGACTTCGAGGCCAATATGGAAAAAAGGTTTTGGGCCCAGATTCACAAGGATAAACAGGCTCGTGAAATAAAGTGATGTCACAGCTCAAGTGTTCTAAAAATCCCCACTTGCTGTTTGGGCCTCTGTGATATGCATGACTAGAGCTGTGGCCTGGCATCACCCTTCACATGTGGGGTAAGGGATTGTTAGCAGGAGGCATGAGTAAGTGCCCTCTTTTTCCGCCCGACACTTCCCCCTCCCAACGCCTGTGTTATATGACCTACTTAACGAATATCAGCGTGGTTGCATCagacacatggggaaaaaaaaaatattcccacTAATAAGGGGCAATCAGATTAGATTGTGTGTCTGGTGACAATCTCCCAACATTGCACATGCCGGCATATGGGGTCAAAGGgtcaaatgaaattaaaatcaGCTACATCTTATCAATACGCACACAAATGGAACTTGATGGTACCAAACATGAACCTGCAAAGattgataaacacacacattttgtttCCACTGACTGGTAAATGCATGGGgggaatctcacaaaaacatacAGGTTACATTTCAACCAAATAtcaagatgtttacatttagctaaaataaaaataagctttttttaaagACCATTCAGATTTGTAGCATTTTAGCATagtgattttaattaaaaaaaaattcacttgtgcaaaaaattttttttcagtgtataacaGTAAAATGTCTAATTAAGCCATTCCTTTTTATTAAAATCAGCATAAATTAAAAactcataatatataaatattttatcaatcTATGTTTAATTTCACATTATTTTTGTTCAATATGGCATATATAAATTCAAAATAGGGTTTAAAGTTGGCTTTAGGGTGGATTAAGACCTCTGCATGTTGAATGGTTTCATGATATACATCCACCAACCTCTAAAAAGTCTTACGTGCAAATAATTAATAGAACACTTTTCTACTTAGAAAGTGCAGTAACTGCTCACCTGCGTAATACTCCTCCAAGCAGGGATGCGTTTAGACACTCCGGCGGAGACAAGCGCCTCTGAACTTCTGCCACAGTTACTTTGTACTTCGAAGTGGAGCTGAGAAGAGAGAGTCGACCAGGGACCGAACAGAAGACCTCAGTGGGATTTGACACCATTCCCAGCAGCTGCTCTTTCTGAAAGGAAATCCCAAACGGACTTCCCTTCGGCAGGGACACCGGACCTGGAGATGAGAAATATCTCGGTCAGCCAAACAGCTCCAGATATACAGGGGAGAAAGAAACTAAATAAAACGGTCTGTTATGAAAGTTATAAAATAATTGTGTTTATCAGTTCAGGTCATAAGATCTTGGGAGAATTTGGTGAAAAATGTTTGAGAAAGCTCTGATTttgatctgattttttttttttttttttttttttacaaggaacaAGTTGAACTGACTGTTAGGAAAAAACACAAGGTGTTcagattttgtttaaaaaagagTGAATATTATCTATACAAAGTGGAAGCTGAGATGGTATGGATGAAAACCGATTAAATTCAAGCCAAATGTGAcagaaattttaaaatgaaccagAACGGGACACAGCAGTCATCCACGATATAATCATGTCGACTAAAATATTGGCATAGACATTAACTCAGCAAGTGACTTTGGTGACtcgaaagaaaatctaaattactGACTGGCTAAGATAAATGCCAGAATCTGTCATTCAACTCCTGACCACAACATAATACAGACGCTGCAAACAGATACATCTAATTACACTGCAGGAAATGGTAAAGACCACCAAACAATATCAAAAATATAGACtctgaaattgatttttttttctgccaaacATATTGCATTCAGATGTAATCTTTTGTGCATCTTCAAAGAAATACTGGTTCAATGGTTTTTAACTGATGGGTTTCTGTTCTAATATTATACAATGcaactacattttttattatagataa
This is a stretch of genomic DNA from Carassius carassius chromosome 10, fCarCar2.1, whole genome shotgun sequence. It encodes these proteins:
- the LOC132151501 gene encoding transcription factor AP-2 gamma-like isoform X4, coding for MSMLERLDWRERHDVSSNGNSRLPHIPAVSQHLYSPPPSLSHTASSDFQPPYFPPPYQPLPYTQPNDPYSHLGDPFHINSIHQSAASNQQQSWPGRQGQEAIGSHNRSGLGSPLLGLEGGSSGMRRDGFRRPELLPPHMHGIDSIGDNMGLHDMGHGLDDVQHEGDHSIVIPDHTVIKKGPGPVSLPKGSPFGISFQKEQLLGMVSNPTEVFCSVPGRLSLLSSTSKYKVTVAEVQRRLSPPECLNASLLGGVLRRAKSKNGGRSLREKLDKIGLNLPAGRRKAANVTLLTALVEGEAVHLARDFGYVCETEFPAKAIAEYLGRPHVERNEINSRKTMLLAAKHICKEFTDLLTQDRSPLGNSRPAPILEPGIQSCLTHFSLITHGFGSPAICAAMTSLQNYLNEALKQVDKMYVSSTGDSSQASSDSTNKVDKMDKHRK
- the LOC132151501 gene encoding transcription factor AP-2 gamma-like isoform X2, translated to MLWKLADNVKYEDDCEERHDVSSNGNSRLPHIPAVSQHLYSPPPSLSHTASSDFQPPYFPPPYQPLPYTQPNDPYSHLGDPFHINSIHQSAASNQQQSWPGRQGQEAIGSHNRSGLGSPLLGLEGGSSGMRRDGFRRPELLPPHMHGIDSIGDNMGLHDMGHGLDDVQHEGDHSIVIPDHTVIKKGPGPVSLPKGSPFGISFQKEQLLGMVSNPTEVFCSVPGRLSLLSSTSKYKVTVAEVQRRLSPPECLNASLLGGVLRRAKSKNGGRSLREKLDKIGLNLPAGRRKAANVTLLTALVEGEAVHLARDFGYVCETEFPAKAIAEYLGRPHVERNEINSRKTMLLAAKHICKEFTDLLTQDRSPLGNSRPAPILEPGIQSCLTHFSLITHGFGSPAICAAMTSLQNYLNEALKQVDKMYVSSTGDSSQASSDSTNKVDKMDKHRK
- the LOC132151501 gene encoding transcription factor AP-2 gamma-like isoform X3 codes for the protein MSMLERLDWRQERHDVSSNGNSRLPHIPAVSQHLYSPPPSLSHTASSDFQPPYFPPPYQPLPYTQPNDPYSHLGDPFHINSIHQSAASNQQQSWPGRQGQEAIGSHNRSGLGSPLLGLEGGSSGMRRDGFRRPELLPPHMHGIDSIGDNMGLHDMGHGLDDVQHEGDHSIVIPDHTVIKKGPGPVSLPKGSPFGISFQKEQLLGMVSNPTEVFCSVPGRLSLLSSTSKYKVTVAEVQRRLSPPECLNASLLGGVLRRAKSKNGGRSLREKLDKIGLNLPAGRRKAANVTLLTALVEGEAVHLARDFGYVCETEFPAKAIAEYLGRPHVERNEINSRKTMLLAAKHICKEFTDLLTQDRSPLGNSRPAPILEPGIQSCLTHFSLITHGFGSPAICAAMTSLQNYLNEALKQVDKMYVSSTGDSSQASSDSTNKVDKMDKHRK
- the LOC132151501 gene encoding transcription factor AP-2 gamma-like isoform X1, which produces MLWKLADNVKYEDDCEQERHDVSSNGNSRLPHIPAVSQHLYSPPPSLSHTASSDFQPPYFPPPYQPLPYTQPNDPYSHLGDPFHINSIHQSAASNQQQSWPGRQGQEAIGSHNRSGLGSPLLGLEGGSSGMRRDGFRRPELLPPHMHGIDSIGDNMGLHDMGHGLDDVQHEGDHSIVIPDHTVIKKGPGPVSLPKGSPFGISFQKEQLLGMVSNPTEVFCSVPGRLSLLSSTSKYKVTVAEVQRRLSPPECLNASLLGGVLRRAKSKNGGRSLREKLDKIGLNLPAGRRKAANVTLLTALVEGEAVHLARDFGYVCETEFPAKAIAEYLGRPHVERNEINSRKTMLLAAKHICKEFTDLLTQDRSPLGNSRPAPILEPGIQSCLTHFSLITHGFGSPAICAAMTSLQNYLNEALKQVDKMYVSSTGDSSQASSDSTNKVDKMDKHRK